The following are encoded together in the Nocardioides okcheonensis genome:
- a CDS encoding NPCBM/NEW2 domain-containing protein — MNRTITWAATAALALSPLALAASSTAAPSVHAKAAKTYSVTAKVNTDVAIAKEDTVKVKGRVTPKAKGQKVILQQRVGNKKKWTVTGSAKIKKNGTYKLTDKPTTPGSREYRVLKPGSNGIKKGFSKPVQVEVYRWENLAYRTAGPNTNITPGGVNIGAQFYGASLFTSTANTASTIEYTLGRKCIQLRATYALTDESATGATGAVTVSADGTVVANKALAVGTIFADETVDITDAFRLKIDATATAPATAPTAATAAVATPEVLCTR; from the coding sequence ATGAACCGCACGATCACCTGGGCCGCGACCGCGGCCCTCGCCCTCAGCCCCCTCGCCCTCGCGGCGTCCAGCACCGCGGCGCCGAGCGTGCACGCGAAGGCGGCGAAGACGTACTCCGTGACCGCGAAGGTCAACACGGACGTCGCCATCGCCAAGGAGGACACGGTCAAGGTCAAGGGCCGCGTGACGCCGAAGGCCAAGGGCCAGAAGGTCATCCTCCAGCAGCGCGTGGGCAACAAGAAGAAGTGGACCGTCACCGGCTCCGCGAAGATCAAGAAGAACGGCACCTACAAGCTCACCGACAAGCCGACGACCCCCGGCTCGCGCGAGTACCGCGTGCTCAAGCCCGGCTCGAACGGCATCAAGAAGGGCTTCAGCAAGCCGGTCCAGGTCGAGGTCTACCGCTGGGAGAACCTCGCCTACCGCACGGCCGGCCCGAACACGAACATCACCCCCGGTGGCGTGAACATCGGTGCCCAGTTCTACGGCGCCAGCCTCTTCACCTCGACCGCGAACACCGCGTCGACCATCGAGTACACGCTGGGCCGCAAGTGCATCCAGCTGCGCGCGACCTACGCGCTCACCGACGAGTCCGCCACCGGCGCCACCGGTGCGGTCACGGTGAGCGCCGACGGCACCGTCGTCGCCAACAAGGCGCTCGCGGTCGGCACCATCTTCGCCGACGAGACCGTCGACATCACCGACGCGTTCCGCCTGAAGATCGACGCCACGGCCACCGCTCCCGCCACGGCCCCCACGGCCGCCACGGCCGCGGTCGCCACCCCCGAGGTCCTCTGCACCCGCTGA
- the treY gene encoding malto-oligosyltrehalose synthase encodes MTAPGRRTPHSTYRLQVSPDFTLHDAARVLPYLHDLGVDWVYLSPLLASEPGSTHGYDVVAFDHVDPERGGEEGLAALSAEARRLGMGVLVDIVPNHVGVATPSEDPWWWDVLRLGRASEHASAFDVDWAAGDGRILIPVIGDDDEDAIRVVRPGTDKGEVRYHDQRFPLAPGTSTLEEQHYELVSWRAADDDLNYRRFFAVNTLAAVRVEDPEVFAQTHVEVKRWFDEGLVDGLRVDHPDGLRDPKRYLDDLAALTGGAYVLVEKILEPGERLPAEWATAGTTGYDALALIDRVLTDPAGEAPLTALEDRLRGAPVDWAQMVHDNKRAVADGILHSEVLRITREVTTHLGDDAPDEDAVADAVAELLACFPVYRSYLPEGRAHLEEAFALAREQRPDLSDTLAVLEPVLHDEWGQPARRFQQTSGMVMAKGVEDCSFYRWSRLTSLNEVGADPSVFAVDVDAFHVAMADRQRDWPDAMVTLSTHDTKRGEDVRARITVLAEEPGHWERALEELLRLAPVPDPGFGSLLWQAVLGAWTPDHADDLRERLHGYAEKAMREAGDRTTWTEPDEAYESAVHAAVDAVFDSDEVRAVLTDLAARIDAPAQANSLAAKLVAITMPGVPDVYQGSELWETSLVDPDNRRPVDFDHRAAVLAGTDEDDAATKLHVTCTALTLRRERPELFTGYAPVEATGDRAGHVVAFDRGGAIAVATRLPVGLAAAGGWGDTTLDLPEGRWHDLLTGLDTDGRLADLLAAHPVALLVRRDS; translated from the coding sequence GTGACCGCACCCGGACGTCGTACGCCGCACAGCACCTACCGCCTCCAGGTCAGCCCCGACTTCACGCTGCACGACGCCGCGCGGGTCCTGCCCTACCTCCACGACCTCGGCGTCGACTGGGTCTACCTCTCGCCGCTGCTGGCCTCCGAGCCGGGCAGCACCCACGGCTACGACGTCGTCGCCTTCGACCACGTCGACCCCGAGCGCGGGGGAGAGGAGGGCCTCGCGGCGCTCTCCGCCGAGGCGCGGCGCCTGGGGATGGGCGTCCTCGTCGACATCGTCCCCAACCACGTCGGCGTCGCCACCCCGAGCGAGGACCCGTGGTGGTGGGACGTGCTGCGGCTCGGCCGCGCCTCCGAGCACGCCAGCGCGTTCGACGTCGACTGGGCGGCCGGCGACGGCCGGATCCTGATCCCCGTCATCGGCGACGACGACGAGGACGCGATCCGGGTCGTGCGGCCCGGGACCGACAAGGGCGAGGTCCGCTACCACGACCAGCGCTTCCCGCTCGCGCCCGGCACGAGCACCCTCGAGGAGCAGCACTACGAGCTGGTCAGCTGGCGCGCCGCCGACGACGACCTCAACTACCGCCGCTTCTTCGCGGTCAACACCCTCGCCGCGGTGCGGGTCGAGGACCCCGAGGTCTTCGCCCAGACCCACGTCGAGGTGAAGCGCTGGTTCGACGAGGGCCTCGTCGACGGCCTGCGGGTCGACCACCCCGACGGCCTGCGCGACCCGAAGCGCTACCTCGACGACCTCGCCGCGCTCACCGGCGGGGCGTACGTCCTGGTCGAGAAGATCCTCGAGCCCGGCGAGCGCCTGCCGGCCGAGTGGGCGACCGCCGGCACCACCGGCTACGACGCCCTCGCGCTCATCGACCGGGTGCTCACTGACCCGGCCGGGGAGGCGCCGCTGACCGCGCTCGAGGACCGGCTCCGCGGTGCCCCGGTCGACTGGGCGCAGATGGTGCACGACAACAAGCGCGCCGTCGCCGACGGCATCCTGCACTCCGAGGTCCTGCGGATCACCCGCGAGGTCACCACCCACCTCGGCGACGACGCCCCCGACGAGGACGCCGTCGCCGACGCGGTCGCCGAGCTGCTCGCCTGCTTCCCGGTCTACCGCTCCTACCTCCCCGAGGGCCGCGCCCACCTCGAGGAGGCGTTCGCCCTCGCCCGCGAGCAGCGACCCGACCTCTCGGACACCCTCGCCGTGCTCGAGCCGGTGCTGCACGACGAGTGGGGCCAGCCCGCGCGGCGCTTCCAGCAGACCTCCGGCATGGTGATGGCCAAGGGCGTCGAGGACTGCTCCTTCTACCGCTGGTCGCGGCTCACCTCGCTCAACGAGGTCGGCGCCGACCCGTCGGTCTTCGCGGTCGACGTCGACGCCTTCCACGTCGCGATGGCCGACCGCCAGCGCGACTGGCCCGACGCGATGGTCACGCTCTCCACCCACGACACCAAGCGCGGCGAGGACGTCCGCGCCCGGATCACCGTGCTCGCCGAGGAGCCCGGCCACTGGGAGCGGGCGCTCGAGGAGCTGCTGCGGCTCGCGCCGGTCCCCGATCCCGGCTTCGGGTCGCTGCTGTGGCAGGCCGTCCTCGGCGCATGGACCCCCGACCACGCGGACGACCTGCGCGAGCGGCTGCACGGCTACGCCGAGAAGGCGATGCGCGAGGCCGGCGACCGCACCACCTGGACCGAGCCGGACGAGGCGTACGAGTCGGCTGTGCACGCCGCGGTCGACGCCGTCTTCGACTCCGACGAGGTGCGCGCGGTGCTGACCGACCTCGCCGCACGGATCGACGCCCCGGCCCAGGCCAACTCGCTCGCGGCCAAGCTGGTCGCGATCACCATGCCGGGCGTGCCCGACGTCTACCAGGGCAGCGAGCTGTGGGAGACCTCGCTCGTCGACCCCGACAACCGGCGCCCGGTCGACTTCGACCACCGGGCCGCGGTGCTCGCCGGCACGGACGAGGACGACGCGGCCACCAAGCTCCACGTCACCTGCACGGCGCTGACCCTGCGCCGCGAGCGGCCGGAGCTGTTCACCGGCTACGCGCCCGTCGAGGCCACCGGCGACAGGGCCGGGCACGTCGTGGCGTTCGACCGCGGCGGCGCGATCGCCGTCGCGACCCGGCTCCCGGTCGGCCTCGCCGCCGCCGGCGGCTGGGGCGACACCACCCTCGACCTCCCCGAGGGCCGGTGGCACGACCTGCTCACCGGCCTCGACACCGACGGCCGGCTCGCCGACCTGCTCGCCGCCCACCCGGTCGCCCTGCTCGTGAGGAGGGACTCGTGA
- the treZ gene encoding malto-oligosyltrehalose trehalohydrolase, translating into MTRGPFDVWAPRPQRVRLLCGDNAGGTVIEMQRGDDDWWSPAEPLPAAADHDYVDYGYLLDDDPDPRPDPRSRRQPGGVHELSRRDRTTYEWQDAGWTGRQLAGSVVYELHVGTFTPGGTLDHAIERLDHLVDLGVDLVEVMPVNAFNGTHNWGYDGVAWFAVAEPYGGPDAYRRFVDACHARGLGVVQDVVHNHLGPSGNYLPLFGPYLKDGRNTWGDLVNLDGEGSAEVRRYVLDNVRMWFEDYHVDALRLDAVHALSDTSEVHLLEEMAIETAALSAHLRRPLTLIAESDLNDARMVTPREGGGRGLDAQWSDDFHHAVHVALSGETTGYYADFEPLEALAKVCEKGFFHDGTFSSFRGRDHGRPVDTARMPTWRLVVANQNHDQVGNRARGDRLAEHLDDDQLACAALLTLAGPFTPMLFMGEEWAASTPFAFFTSHPEPELGKATAEGRIAEFEQMGWDPDDVLDPQDPDTFHRSRLDWDERSTGRHAVVLDCYRRLGRLRRELPQLTDPSFDEVSCSVEGRLFTMRRGDLLVVVNVGETEVTLDVDATEVLFETPSGVELDGGTVVVPPHGGALLR; encoded by the coding sequence GTGACGCGCGGACCCTTCGACGTCTGGGCGCCGCGCCCGCAGCGGGTGCGGCTGCTCTGCGGCGACAACGCCGGCGGCACGGTCATCGAGATGCAGCGCGGGGACGACGACTGGTGGAGCCCCGCCGAGCCGCTCCCGGCCGCTGCCGATCACGACTACGTCGACTACGGCTACCTCCTCGACGACGACCCGGATCCGCGGCCGGACCCGCGCTCGCGGCGGCAGCCGGGCGGCGTGCACGAGCTGTCGCGGCGGGACCGCACGACGTACGAATGGCAGGACGCCGGGTGGACCGGCCGCCAGCTCGCAGGCTCGGTGGTCTACGAGCTCCACGTCGGGACCTTCACCCCGGGCGGCACCCTCGACCACGCGATCGAGCGGCTCGACCACCTCGTCGACCTCGGCGTCGACCTCGTCGAGGTGATGCCGGTCAACGCGTTCAACGGCACCCACAACTGGGGCTACGACGGCGTGGCGTGGTTCGCCGTCGCCGAGCCCTACGGCGGTCCGGACGCCTACCGGCGCTTCGTCGACGCCTGCCACGCCCGGGGCCTCGGCGTCGTGCAGGACGTCGTGCACAACCACCTCGGCCCGTCGGGCAACTACCTCCCGCTGTTCGGGCCGTACCTCAAGGACGGCCGCAACACCTGGGGCGACCTGGTCAACCTCGACGGCGAGGGGTCGGCGGAGGTGCGCCGCTACGTCCTCGACAACGTGCGGATGTGGTTCGAGGACTACCACGTCGACGCGCTGCGCCTCGACGCCGTGCACGCGCTCAGCGACACCTCCGAGGTCCACCTGCTGGAGGAGATGGCGATCGAGACGGCCGCGCTGTCCGCCCACCTGCGCCGTCCGCTGACCCTGATCGCCGAGTCCGACCTCAACGACGCGCGCATGGTCACGCCCCGCGAGGGCGGGGGTCGCGGCCTCGACGCGCAGTGGAGCGACGACTTCCACCACGCGGTCCACGTCGCGCTCAGCGGGGAGACGACCGGCTACTACGCCGACTTCGAGCCGCTCGAGGCGCTGGCCAAGGTGTGCGAGAAGGGGTTCTTCCACGACGGCACGTTCTCCTCGTTCCGTGGCCGCGACCACGGGCGCCCGGTCGACACCGCCCGGATGCCGACGTGGCGGCTCGTGGTCGCCAACCAGAACCACGACCAGGTCGGCAACCGCGCCCGCGGTGACCGGCTGGCCGAGCACCTCGACGACGACCAGCTCGCCTGCGCGGCGCTGCTCACCCTCGCCGGCCCGTTCACGCCGATGCTGTTCATGGGGGAGGAGTGGGCCGCGTCGACGCCGTTCGCGTTCTTCACCTCCCACCCCGAGCCCGAGCTCGGGAAGGCCACCGCCGAGGGGCGGATCGCGGAGTTCGAGCAGATGGGCTGGGACCCCGACGACGTGCTCGACCCGCAGGACCCCGACACGTTCCACCGCTCGCGGCTCGACTGGGACGAGCGCTCGACGGGCCGGCACGCCGTCGTCCTCGACTGCTACCGCCGGCTCGGCCGGCTGCGGCGCGAGCTGCCGCAGCTCACCGACCCGTCCTTCGACGAGGTCTCCTGCAGCGTCGAGGGCCGGCTGTTCACCATGCGGCGCGGCGACCTGCTCGTCGTCGTCAACGTCGGGGAGACCGAGGTGACGCTCGACGTGGACGCGACGGAGGTGCTGTTCGAGACCCCGTCGGGGGTCGAGCTGGACGGCGGGACCGTGGTCGTGCCGCCGCACGGTGGAGCCCTCCTGCGATAG